Proteins encoded in a region of the Phoenix dactylifera cultivar Barhee BC4 chromosome 3, palm_55x_up_171113_PBpolish2nd_filt_p, whole genome shotgun sequence genome:
- the LOC103706261 gene encoding DNA-directed RNA polymerases II and IV subunit 5A-like isoform X1, which yields MGDGRLADKFFRIRRTLLEMLRDRGFLVTDAEIAMTREQFIEKFGINFRKEVLDFHRSKRDDPSDIICVFFVEDKLCIMSLEAYLTQMNSAKLTRAIFVVKDKPTQLFLWELGDHSAKHLEVFTEEELLVNISKNVFVPKHELLTSPKKKFLLERYNVKITQLPRIQVTDPVARYYGLVRGDVVKITRSSETAGRYVTYRAAV from the exons ATGGGTGACGGTAGGCTGGCCGACAAGTTCTTCCGGATTAGGCGAACTCTTCTGGAGATGCTGAGGGACCGGGGCTTCTTGGTCACCGACGCCGAGATCGCGATGACCAGGGAGCAGTTCATCGAGAAGTTCGGGATCAACTTCAGGAAAGAGGTTCTTGATTTCCATCGCTCCAAGAGGGACGACCCTTCCGACATA ATATGTGTTTTCTTTGTTGAGGACAAGCTTTGCATAATGTCGCTCGAGGCTTATCTAACGCAAATGAATTCTGCAAAACTCACCAGGGCAATATTTGTTGTCAAAGACAAGCCAACTCAATTGTTCCTGTGGGAACTGGGCGACCATTCTGCAAAACACTTGGAGGTTTTTACG GAGGAAGAGCTGTTAGTCAACATTTCAAAGAATGTTTTTGTTCCAAAGCATGAATTGCTTACTAGTCCCAAGAAGAAGTTTTTATTGGAGCGATACAATGTCAAAATCACTCAG CTTCCTAGGATCCAAGTGACCGATCCAGTGGCCAGGTACTATGGCCTTGTTCGTGGAGATGTAGTAAAGATTACCCGATCTTCTGAAACTGCTGGTAGATATGTTACCTACCGCGCTGCTGTCTGA
- the LOC103706261 gene encoding DNA-directed RNA polymerases II and IV subunit 5A-like isoform X2, whose translation MGDGRLADKFFRIRRTLLEMLRDRGFLVTDAEIAMTREQFIEKFGINFRKEICVFFVEDKLCIMSLEAYLTQMNSAKLTRAIFVVKDKPTQLFLWELGDHSAKHLEVFTEEELLVNISKNVFVPKHELLTSPKKKFLLERYNVKITQLPRIQVTDPVARYYGLVRGDVVKITRSSETAGRYVTYRAAV comes from the exons ATGGGTGACGGTAGGCTGGCCGACAAGTTCTTCCGGATTAGGCGAACTCTTCTGGAGATGCTGAGGGACCGGGGCTTCTTGGTCACCGACGCCGAGATCGCGATGACCAGGGAGCAGTTCATCGAGAAGTTCGGGATCAACTTCAGGAAAGAG ATATGTGTTTTCTTTGTTGAGGACAAGCTTTGCATAATGTCGCTCGAGGCTTATCTAACGCAAATGAATTCTGCAAAACTCACCAGGGCAATATTTGTTGTCAAAGACAAGCCAACTCAATTGTTCCTGTGGGAACTGGGCGACCATTCTGCAAAACACTTGGAGGTTTTTACG GAGGAAGAGCTGTTAGTCAACATTTCAAAGAATGTTTTTGTTCCAAAGCATGAATTGCTTACTAGTCCCAAGAAGAAGTTTTTATTGGAGCGATACAATGTCAAAATCACTCAG CTTCCTAGGATCCAAGTGACCGATCCAGTGGCCAGGTACTATGGCCTTGTTCGTGGAGATGTAGTAAAGATTACCCGATCTTCTGAAACTGCTGGTAGATATGTTACCTACCGCGCTGCTGTCTGA